Proteins from one Monodelphis domestica isolate mMonDom1 chromosome 6, mMonDom1.pri, whole genome shotgun sequence genomic window:
- the LOC100027533 gene encoding NADH-cytochrome b5 reductase 2, with the protein MESSTGLDASLLIAVLVVGASVLLLSLKSMRSPKKKDMITLLDPSTKYSLPLIEKQEISHDTKMFRFGLPTSDHILGLPIGQHVYLSAKVNGNLVIRAYTPVSSDEVKGHVDLVIKVYYKNVHPKFPEGGKMSQYLDNMKIGDTIDFRGPNGLLIYNGQGKLAIKPDKKSDSKMKFAKNLGMIAGGTGITPMLQLIRHITKDPNDHTKCSLIFANQTEEDILLKAELEDVVKNHPDKFSLWYTLDRPPNDWKYSSGFINADMIKNHLPPPGDDTMILMCGPPPMIQFACQPNLEKLGYTQDMTFAY; encoded by the exons ATGGAGTCGTCCACAGGCCTG GATGCCTCACTTTTGATTGCGGTTTTGGTAGTTGGTGCATCAGTATTACTACTGTCTTTAAAGAGCATGAGATCCCCAAAGAAGAAAGACATGATCACGTTACTGGATCCAAGTACTAAATACTCACTGCCCCTGATTGAGAAACAG gAAATCAGCCATGATACCAAGATGTTCCGGTTTGGACTTCCTACATCAGATCACATTTTAGGGCTCCCCAtag GTCAACATGTTTATCTCTCTGCCAAAGTCAATGGCAATCTAGTGATCAGAGCCTATACTCCTGTTTCCAGTGATGAAGTGAAAGGCCATGTGGACCTTGTTATTAAG gtttattataaaaatgtgcaCCCTAAGTTTCCTGAAGGGGGGAAGATGTCCCAATACCTGGATAACATGAAGATAGGAGATACCATCGATTTCCGAGGGCCAAATGGGCTCCTGATTTATAATGGACAAG GTAAGCTGGCAATCAAACCAGATAAGAAGAGTGACTCTAAGATGAAGTTTGCCAAGAATTTGGGAATGATTGCTGGCGGGACAG GAATAACGCCAATGCTGCAGCTGATTCGGCATATTACCAAGGACCCTAATGATCACACCAAGTGCTCCCTTATCTTTGCTAACCAG ACTGAGGAAGATATCCTCCTGAAAGCGGAGCTCGAAGACGTGGTGAAGAATCATCCGGACAAGTTTAGTCTGTGGTACACCCTGGACAGGCCACCTAATG ATTGGAAATATAGCTCCGGATTCATTAATGCAGACATGATCAAGAATCATCTCCCGCCACCAGGAGACGATACCATGATTTTAATGTGTGGTCCTCCTCCAATGATCCAGTTCGCCTGTCAACCCAACCTGGAAAAACTGGGCTATACTCAAGACATGACTTTTGCCTACTAA
- the LOC130455023 gene encoding zinc finger protein 781-like, translating into MDRLMRNSFWYSKLRKARKCDGHLGSHQGTQEKYLKQTSISCKNTLIVKREPDCNEFEIFLRQTSILIKHQKGLIGSQSHGKGKYGENIEHNSELSKNQRLPSEKSHECNECGKFFSRNTYLIQHKRIRTGEKVCKCHKYENIFNVHSYLIKHNRIHTGEKLFECNDCGKAFRFLFSIREFILERNLVNKMNVGEFSTSVQTLVSIRELILQKSPMYVRNVEKPLVGAQILLNIREFILERNPINVIYVEKSFRKSKILTNIREFILEKSPMNVTIVGKPSD; encoded by the coding sequence ATGGACAGACTCATGAGGAATAGTTTTTGGTACTCCAAGTTAAGAAAAGCCAGGAAATGTGATGGCCACTTGGGGAGCCATCAGGGAAcccaagaaaaatatttgaagcaaACATCCATCAGTTGTAAAAATACCCTCATAGTGAAGAGAGAGCCTGATTGTAATGAATTTGAGATATTCTTGAGACAGACCTCCATCCTTATTAAGCATCAGAAAGGTCTGATAGGAAGCCAATCCCATGGAAAAGGTAAATATGGGGAAAACATTGAACATAATTCAGAACTAAGTAAAAATCAAAGACTACCTTCAGAGAAGTCTcatgaatgcaatgaatgtgggaaattTTTCAGTAGAAATACCTATCTTATTCAACATAAAAGAATCCGTACTGGTGAGAAAGTCTGTAAATgtcataaatatgaaaatattttcaatgtaCATTCATACCTTATTAAGCATaatagaattcatactggagaaaaacttTTTGAATGCAATGattgtggaaaagcctttagaTTCTTATtcagcatcagagaattcatactggagagaaaccttgtGAATAAGATGAATGTGGGAGAGTTTTCAACCAGTGTGCAAACCTTAGTCAGcatcagagaactcatactgCAGAAAAGCCCTATGTATGtaaggaatgtggaaaagcctttagtTGGAGCACAAATCttactgaacatcagagaattcatactggagagaaaccctataaatgtaatatatgtggaaaaaagttttagaaaaagTAAAATCCTTActaacatcagagaattcatactggagaaaagccCTATGAATGTAACcattgtgggaaagccttcagatTGA